One window of Ralstonia pickettii DTP0602 genomic DNA carries:
- a CDS encoding glutamate dehydrogenase (K00261: GLUD1_2, gdhA; glutamate dehydrogenase (NAD(P)+) [EC:1.4.1.3]), which produces MSSAAPTNPAIAKHALPSYLNADNLGPWGIYLQQVDRVTPYLGSLARWVETLKRPKRAMVVDVPIELDNGTIAHYEGYRVQHNLSRGPGKGGVRFHQDVTLSEVMALSAWMSVKNAAVNVPYGGAKGGIRVDPRTLSHAELERLTRRYTSEINIIIGPSKDIPAPDVNTNAQVMAWMMDTYSMNSGSTATGVVTGKPISLGGSLGRHEATGRGVFVVGSEAARNLGLEIKGASVAVQGFGNVGAVAAKLFHEAGAKVVAVQDHRTTLFDPAGLDVPALMEYTSHSGTIEGFRGEVLRTEQFWEVDCDILIPAALEGQITAKNAPLIKARLVIEGANGPTTPEADDILRERNILVAPDVIANAGGVTVSYFEWVQDFSSFFWTEEEINQRLVRIMQEAFRAIWQVAQDNKVTLRTAAFIVACTRILQAREMRGLYP; this is translated from the coding sequence ATGTCTTCCGCTGCACCGACCAATCCCGCTATCGCCAAGCACGCACTCCCGTCTTACCTCAATGCCGACAATCTCGGCCCCTGGGGCATCTACCTGCAACAGGTCGACCGCGTCACGCCTTACCTGGGCTCGCTGGCACGCTGGGTGGAAACCCTGAAGCGCCCCAAGCGGGCGATGGTCGTCGACGTACCCATCGAGCTGGATAACGGCACCATCGCCCACTACGAGGGCTACCGCGTGCAGCACAACCTGTCGCGCGGCCCGGGCAAGGGCGGCGTGCGCTTCCACCAGGACGTGACCCTGTCCGAGGTGATGGCGCTGTCGGCCTGGATGTCGGTGAAGAACGCCGCGGTCAACGTGCCCTACGGTGGTGCCAAGGGCGGCATCCGCGTCGACCCGCGCACGCTGTCGCACGCCGAACTGGAACGCCTGACCCGCCGCTATACCAGCGAAATCAACATCATCATCGGGCCGAGCAAGGACATCCCGGCGCCGGACGTGAACACCAACGCCCAGGTCATGGCCTGGATGATGGACACGTACTCGATGAACTCCGGCAGCACGGCCACCGGCGTGGTGACCGGCAAGCCGATCTCGCTGGGCGGTTCGCTGGGCCGTCACGAAGCCACGGGCCGCGGCGTGTTCGTGGTCGGCTCGGAAGCCGCGCGCAACCTGGGCCTGGAGATCAAGGGCGCAAGCGTGGCGGTGCAGGGCTTCGGCAATGTGGGCGCCGTGGCCGCCAAGCTGTTCCATGAGGCCGGCGCCAAGGTGGTGGCGGTGCAGGACCACCGCACCACGCTGTTCGACCCGGCCGGCCTGGACGTGCCGGCGCTGATGGAATACACCTCGCACAGCGGCACCATCGAAGGCTTCCGCGGCGAAGTCCTGCGCACCGAGCAGTTCTGGGAAGTCGACTGCGACATCCTGATCCCGGCCGCGCTGGAAGGCCAGATCACGGCCAAGAACGCGCCGCTGATCAAGGCCCGCCTGGTGATCGAGGGCGCCAACGGCCCGACCACCCCGGAAGCGGACGACATCCTGCGCGAGCGCAATATCCTGGTGGCGCCGGACGTGATCGCCAACGCCGGCGGCGTGACCGTGTCCTACTTCGAGTGGGTGCAGGATTTCTCCTCCTTCTTCTGGACCGAGGAAGAAATCAACCAGCGCCTGGTACGGATCATGCAAGAGGCCTTCCGGGCAATCTGGCAAGTGGCACAGGACAACAAGGTGACGCTGCGCACGGCGGCGTTTATCGTGGCCTGTACGCGGATCCTGCAGGCGCGCGAGATGCGCGGCCTGTATCCCTGA
- a CDS encoding ABC transporter (K10001: gltI, aatJ; glutamate/aspartate transport system substrate-binding protein), protein MNFAKLAALMIAGGVMCGTAQAAEQLTGTLKKIKDTGVITLGVRESSIPFNYNLGGVRQVGYSYDINTKIVEAVKEQLKVPNLQVKEIPITWQNRITLLQNGTIDMECGSTTNNVERQKQVAFTNSIFIIGTRIMVKKDGGIKDWADLKGKNVVTTAGTTSERLLRKMNDDQKLGVNIISTKDHGQSFLTLESGRAVAFMMDDALLYGERAKAKNPADWIVVGKPQSRESYGCMIRKDDPQFKKLSDTVIAGMMKDGSINTLYTKWFMQPVPPKGLNLDFPLSEDMKALFKTPNDKALD, encoded by the coding sequence ATGAATTTTGCCAAGTTGGCTGCCCTGATGATTGCCGGGGGTGTGATGTGCGGGACGGCACAGGCAGCTGAACAACTGACGGGCACGCTCAAGAAAATCAAGGACACCGGCGTGATCACGCTGGGCGTGCGCGAGTCGTCGATCCCGTTCAACTACAACCTGGGCGGCGTGCGCCAGGTCGGCTATTCCTACGATATCAACACGAAGATCGTGGAAGCCGTCAAGGAACAGCTGAAGGTGCCGAACCTGCAGGTGAAGGAAATCCCGATCACTTGGCAGAACCGCATCACGCTGCTGCAGAACGGCACCATCGACATGGAGTGCGGTTCGACCACGAACAACGTCGAGCGCCAGAAGCAGGTCGCCTTCACCAACTCCATCTTCATCATCGGCACGCGCATCATGGTGAAGAAGGACGGCGGCATCAAGGACTGGGCCGACCTGAAGGGCAAGAACGTCGTCACCACCGCCGGCACCACGTCGGAGCGCCTGCTGCGCAAGATGAACGACGACCAGAAGCTGGGCGTGAACATCATCAGCACCAAGGACCACGGCCAGTCGTTCCTGACGCTGGAATCGGGCCGCGCGGTCGCGTTCATGATGGACGACGCGCTGCTGTACGGCGAGCGCGCCAAGGCCAAGAACCCGGCCGACTGGATCGTGGTGGGCAAGCCCCAGTCGCGCGAGTCCTATGGCTGCATGATCCGCAAGGATGATCCGCAGTTCAAGAAGCTGTCCGACACCGTGATCGCCGGCATGATGAAGGACGGCTCGATCAACACGCTGTACACCAAGTGGTTCATGCAACCGGTGCCGCCGAAGGGCCTCAACCTGGACTTCCCGCTGTCCGAAGACATGAAGGCGCTGTTCAAGACGCCGAACGACAAGGCGCTGGACTGA
- a CDS encoding glutamate/aspartate ABC transporter permease GltJ (with GltIKL is involved in the transport of glutamate and aspartate~K10003: gltJ, aatQ; glutamate/aspartate transport system permease protein), with product MNYIWHWEVFLEQAAQNETYLDWMISGLKVTLALGLSSWVIALVIGSVLGVLRTVPNKWLAGIAATYVEIFRNIPLLVQLFIWYFVMPELLPGGEAIKQMNPFAQQFIAAMLCLGTFTAARVCEQVRSGINSLARGQKNAGLAMGFTLPQTYRHVLLPMAFRVIVPPLTSEFLNIFKNSAVASTIGLLELAAQGRQLVDYTARPYESFIAVTLMYALINVTVMLIMRWVEARTRVPGFIGGK from the coding sequence ATGAACTACATCTGGCATTGGGAAGTATTCCTCGAACAGGCCGCCCAGAACGAGACCTACCTGGACTGGATGATTTCCGGGCTGAAGGTGACGCTCGCGCTGGGGCTCTCGTCCTGGGTCATTGCCCTGGTCATCGGCTCGGTGCTCGGCGTTTTGCGCACCGTGCCCAACAAGTGGCTGGCGGGCATCGCCGCCACCTATGTGGAAATCTTCCGCAACATCCCGCTGCTGGTGCAGCTGTTCATCTGGTATTTCGTCATGCCCGAGCTGCTGCCCGGCGGCGAGGCGATCAAGCAGATGAACCCCTTCGCCCAGCAGTTCATCGCGGCAATGCTGTGCCTGGGCACCTTTACCGCGGCGCGGGTCTGCGAGCAGGTGCGCTCGGGCATCAACTCGCTGGCGCGCGGGCAAAAGAACGCAGGCCTGGCGATGGGCTTCACGCTGCCGCAGACGTACCGGCACGTGCTGCTGCCGATGGCCTTCCGCGTGATCGTGCCGCCGCTGACTTCCGAGTTCCTGAATATCTTCAAGAACTCGGCAGTGGCGTCGACCATCGGCCTGCTGGAGCTGGCGGCGCAGGGCCGGCAGCTGGTGGACTACACCGCGCGCCCATATGAATCGTTCATCGCGGTGACGCTGATGTACGCGCTGATCAACGTGACGGTGATGCTGATCATGCGCTGGGTCGAGGCCCGCACCCGCGTGCCCGGCTTTATCGGCGGCAAGTAA
- a CDS encoding glutamate/aspartate transporter permease GltK (with GltJLPS and GadC for glutamate and GltJLP, DctA and DcuAB for aspartate is involved in the transport of glutamate and aspartate~K10002: gltK, aatM; glutamate/aspartate transport system permease protein) yields MAYSFDFTSINVNTLEVLGEGMMVSLKITVTAVVVGIIWGTILAMMRLSSFRLLNWFAQGYVTIFRSIPLVMVLLWFFLIIPQVLQNLFNLSPATDLRMTSALVAFALFEAAYYSEIIRAGIQSVSRGQMFAAQALGMTYGQSMRLVILPQAFRNMVPLLLTQGIILFQDTSLVYVSALADFFGQAYGIGERDGRIVELLLFAGLVYFLICFSASLLVKRYQKKVAV; encoded by the coding sequence ATGGCTTATTCATTCGATTTCACCTCCATCAACGTCAATACGCTCGAGGTGCTGGGCGAGGGCATGATGGTCTCGCTCAAGATCACCGTTACCGCGGTGGTGGTCGGGATCATCTGGGGCACCATCCTGGCGATGATGCGGCTGTCGTCGTTCAGGCTGCTGAACTGGTTTGCGCAGGGCTATGTGACCATCTTCCGCTCCATCCCGCTGGTGATGGTGCTGCTGTGGTTCTTCCTGATCATTCCGCAGGTGCTGCAGAACCTCTTCAACCTGTCGCCGGCCACTGACCTGCGTATGACCTCCGCGCTGGTGGCGTTCGCGCTGTTCGAGGCGGCGTACTACTCCGAGATTATCCGGGCGGGTATCCAGAGCGTGTCGCGCGGGCAGATGTTCGCCGCGCAGGCGCTGGGCATGACCTATGGACAGTCGATGCGGCTGGTGATCCTGCCGCAGGCGTTCCGCAACATGGTGCCGCTGCTGCTGACCCAGGGCATCATCCTGTTCCAGGATACGTCGCTGGTCTATGTCAGCGCGCTGGCCGACTTCTTTGGCCAGGCCTATGGCATCGGCGAGCGTGATGGCCGTATCGTCGAGTTGCTGCTGTTTGCCGGCCTGGTGTACTTCCTTATCTGCTTCTCCGCTTCGCTGCTGGTCAAGCGTTACCAGAAAAAGGTGGCTGTATGA
- the artP gene encoding arginine ABC transporter ATP-binding protein (With ArtMQJI transports arginine across the inner membrane~K10004: gltL, aatP; glutamate/aspartate transport system ATP-binding protein [EC:3.6.3.-]), whose amino-acid sequence MIEINNVSKWYGAFQVLTDCTTKVAKGEVVVVCGPSGSGKSTLIKTVNALEPFQKGDILVDGTSVGNPKTNLPKLRSRVGMVFQNFELFPHLSITENLTIAQMKVLGRSKEEATAKGLKYLERVGLKDQAAKYPGQLSGGQQQRVAIARALSMDPICMLFDEPTSALDPEMVNEVLDVMVQLAHEGMTMMCVTHEMGFARKVANRVIFMDQGKIVEDADKEEFFGNIDARSERARQFLSKILHH is encoded by the coding sequence ATGATCGAAATCAACAATGTCTCCAAGTGGTATGGCGCCTTCCAGGTGCTGACCGACTGCACCACCAAGGTTGCCAAGGGCGAAGTGGTGGTGGTGTGCGGCCCGTCCGGTTCGGGCAAGTCCACGCTGATCAAGACCGTCAATGCGCTCGAGCCGTTCCAGAAGGGCGACATCCTGGTCGACGGCACCTCGGTGGGCAATCCCAAGACCAACCTGCCCAAGCTGCGATCGCGCGTGGGCATGGTGTTCCAGAACTTCGAGCTGTTCCCGCACCTGTCGATCACCGAGAACCTGACCATCGCGCAGATGAAGGTGCTCGGCCGCTCCAAGGAAGAGGCCACCGCCAAGGGCCTGAAGTACCTGGAGCGCGTGGGCCTGAAGGACCAGGCGGCGAAGTATCCCGGCCAGTTGTCCGGCGGCCAGCAGCAGCGCGTGGCAATTGCGCGCGCGCTGTCAATGGACCCGATCTGCATGCTGTTCGACGAGCCGACCTCGGCGCTGGATCCCGAGATGGTCAACGAAGTGCTGGACGTGATGGTGCAGCTGGCGCACGAAGGCATGACCATGATGTGCGTGACCCACGAAATGGGCTTCGCGCGCAAGGTGGCCAACCGCGTGATCTTCATGGACCAGGGCAAGATCGTCGAAGACGCCGACAAGGAAGAGTTCTTCGGCAATATCGACGCGCGCTCCGAGCGCGCGCGGCAGTTCCTGTCGAAGATCCTGCATCACTGA
- a CDS encoding glutamine amidotransferase (K07008: DUG3; glutamine amidotransferase) → MCQLLGMNCATPTDVTFSFTGFAARGGLTDHHADGFGVAFFEDKACRLFIDNQSAGTSPVADLIKRYPIKSKNVISHIRKATQGTVLLENCHPFMRELWGRHWIFAHNGDLKGFSPFLSGVYQPVGDTDSELAFCTLMQGLRKRFPGSQPPLNELCHALADITREITLHGVFNYLLCNGQAQFAHCSTHLYYIVRQWPFSTAHLIDADLSIDFAQVTTPDDRVAVIATQPLTDNETWTRFAPGELIMFEDGRPTMTLTVPIPPEVQAKNAANTACT, encoded by the coding sequence ATGTGCCAGTTGCTAGGCATGAACTGCGCCACGCCAACCGACGTGACGTTCTCCTTCACCGGCTTCGCCGCCCGCGGTGGTCTGACCGACCACCACGCCGACGGCTTCGGCGTGGCGTTCTTCGAAGACAAGGCCTGCCGCCTGTTTATCGACAACCAGTCCGCCGGCACCTCGCCGGTGGCGGACCTGATCAAGCGCTACCCGATCAAGTCCAAGAACGTCATCTCGCATATCCGCAAGGCCACGCAGGGCACCGTGCTGCTGGAGAACTGCCACCCTTTCATGCGCGAGCTGTGGGGCCGGCACTGGATCTTCGCCCATAACGGCGACCTGAAAGGTTTCTCCCCGTTCCTGTCCGGCGTCTACCAGCCGGTGGGCGATACCGACAGCGAACTCGCCTTCTGCACGCTGATGCAGGGCCTGCGCAAGCGCTTCCCCGGCTCACAGCCGCCGCTGAACGAGTTGTGCCACGCGCTGGCCGACATCACGCGCGAGATCACGCTGCACGGCGTGTTCAACTACCTGCTGTGCAACGGCCAGGCCCAGTTCGCGCACTGCTCCACGCACCTGTACTACATCGTGCGGCAGTGGCCGTTCTCGACCGCGCATTTGATCGACGCCGACCTGTCCATCGACTTCGCCCAGGTCACCACGCCGGACGACCGCGTGGCGGTGATCGCCACCCAGCCGCTGACCGACAACGAGACCTGGACCCGCTTCGCACCGGGCGAGCTGATCATGTTCGAGGACGGCCGGCCGACCATGACGCTGACGGTGCCGATTCCGCCGGAGGTGCAGGCGAAGAATGCGGCCAATACGGCCTGCACGTGA
- a CDS encoding tartrate dehydrogenase (K07246: ttuC, dmlA; tartrate dehydrogenase/decarboxylase / D-malate dehydrogenase [EC:1.1.1.93 4.1.1.73 1.1.1.83]), translated as MRQYKIAVIPGDGIGTEVMPEGIRVMDAAARRFGIDFQWDHFDFSSCDYYARHGKMLPDDWFDTLVKYDAIYFGAVGWPDTVPDHVSLWGSLLQFRRSFDQYVNLRPVRLMPGIRSPLAGRQPGDIDFYVVRENTEGEYSSIGGRMFPGTEREIVVQETVMSRIGVDRILKFAFELAQKRPKKHLTSATKSNGISITMPYWDERVEAMAASYPGIKVDKYHIDILTAHFVQHPDWFDVVVASNLFGDILSDLGPACTGTIGIAPSGNINPDRTFPSLFEPVHGSAPDIAGRGVANPIGQIWCGAMMLEHLGHDDAGAAVLGAIEKVLAAGPEHAPLTRDIGGKAGTADLGRAIAEAL; from the coding sequence ATGCGCCAATACAAGATTGCCGTGATTCCCGGAGACGGAATCGGCACGGAAGTCATGCCCGAGGGCATTCGCGTGATGGATGCCGCGGCACGCCGCTTCGGCATCGACTTCCAGTGGGACCACTTCGACTTTTCCAGCTGCGACTACTACGCGCGCCACGGCAAGATGCTGCCTGACGACTGGTTCGACACGCTGGTGAAGTACGACGCCATCTATTTCGGCGCGGTGGGCTGGCCCGATACCGTGCCTGACCACGTTTCGCTGTGGGGTTCGCTGCTGCAGTTCCGGCGCTCGTTCGACCAGTATGTGAACCTGCGCCCGGTGCGGCTGATGCCGGGCATCAGGAGCCCGCTCGCCGGCCGCCAGCCGGGCGACATCGACTTCTACGTGGTGCGCGAGAACACCGAGGGCGAGTACTCCAGCATCGGCGGGCGCATGTTCCCGGGCACCGAGCGCGAGATCGTGGTGCAGGAAACCGTGATGAGCCGCATCGGCGTCGATCGCATCCTGAAGTTCGCCTTCGAGTTGGCGCAGAAGCGCCCCAAGAAGCACCTGACTTCGGCGACCAAGTCCAACGGCATCTCGATCACGATGCCTTACTGGGACGAGCGTGTCGAGGCGATGGCGGCCAGCTATCCCGGCATCAAGGTCGACAAGTACCACATTGATATCCTGACCGCCCACTTCGTCCAGCACCCTGACTGGTTCGATGTGGTGGTGGCCAGCAACCTGTTCGGCGACATCCTGTCCGACCTGGGCCCGGCCTGTACCGGCACCATCGGCATCGCGCCGTCGGGCAATATCAACCCGGACCGCACCTTCCCCAGCCTGTTCGAGCCGGTGCATGGCTCGGCCCCGGACATTGCCGGGCGCGGCGTGGCCAACCCGATCGGCCAGATCTGGTGCGGCGCCATGATGCTGGAGCACCTGGGCCATGACGATGCCGGCGCCGCCGTGCTGGGCGCGATCGAGAAGGTGCTGGCCGCCGGGCCGGAGCATGCGCCGCTGACGCGCGATATCGGCGGCAAGGCCGGTACCGCCGACCTGGGCCGCGCCATCGCGGAGGCATTGTGA
- a CDS encoding hydroxypyruvate reductase (K00050: ttuD; hydroxypyruvate reductase [EC:1.1.1.81]) yields the protein MSAGFAGDPRALLLESFQAAVAAADPLQIVAQHLPPPHAGGRTLVVGAGKAAASMAAAVERAYDGKATLEGLVVTRYAHGMPTDHVRVIEAGHPVPDESGEQAAAEILASVQALTEQDRLLVLVSGGGSSLLSLPAEGIPMADLKATTKELLRCGAPITEMNIVRKHISRIQGGRLAQASRAPVTTLIVSDVAGDDPSAIASGPTVADPSTFAEALEILRRYGAQVPASVQLHLERGARGEVPETPKPGDALFERVDNRMIATAHGSLEAAAALFRERGITPVVLGDTVTGEAREVARVYAALVREIRAYNAPFAAPVVLISGGECTVTLPAGGGAKARGGRCSEFLLSLAVELGGMPGVHAIAADTDGIDGSEDNAGALADPATLARAEAAGLPGQRQLDAHDAWGLFDAIGDLVVTGPTRTNVNDYRAILIL from the coding sequence GTGAGCGCCGGGTTCGCGGGCGATCCCCGCGCATTGCTGCTGGAAAGTTTCCAGGCCGCCGTGGCGGCGGCCGATCCGCTGCAGATCGTGGCGCAGCACCTGCCGCCGCCGCACGCGGGCGGCCGCACGCTGGTGGTCGGCGCGGGCAAGGCCGCCGCGTCGATGGCCGCGGCGGTGGAGCGTGCCTATGACGGCAAGGCCACGCTGGAAGGGCTGGTGGTCACCCGCTACGCGCACGGCATGCCGACCGACCACGTGCGCGTGATCGAGGCCGGCCACCCGGTGCCCGACGAGTCCGGCGAGCAGGCCGCGGCCGAGATCCTGGCCAGCGTGCAGGCACTGACCGAGCAAGACCGGCTGCTGGTGCTGGTCTCGGGCGGCGGATCCAGCCTGCTGTCGCTGCCGGCCGAAGGCATCCCGATGGCCGACCTGAAGGCCACCACCAAGGAACTGCTCCGTTGTGGCGCGCCGATCACCGAGATGAATATCGTGCGCAAGCACATCTCGCGCATCCAGGGCGGGCGGCTGGCACAGGCGAGCCGCGCGCCGGTGACCACCCTGATCGTCTCGGACGTGGCCGGCGACGATCCCAGCGCAATCGCCTCGGGCCCGACCGTGGCAGACCCCAGCACCTTTGCCGAGGCGCTGGAGATCCTGCGCCGCTACGGCGCGCAGGTGCCGGCCAGCGTGCAGTTGCACCTGGAGCGCGGTGCGCGCGGCGAGGTGCCGGAGACACCCAAGCCGGGCGATGCGCTGTTCGAGCGGGTCGACAACCGCATGATCGCGACCGCCCACGGCAGTCTGGAGGCGGCCGCGGCGCTGTTCCGCGAACGCGGCATCACCCCGGTGGTGCTTGGCGATACCGTGACCGGCGAAGCGCGCGAAGTGGCGCGGGTCTACGCCGCGCTGGTGCGTGAGATTCGCGCGTACAATGCCCCGTTTGCCGCGCCCGTGGTGCTGATTTCCGGGGGTGAGTGCACGGTCACTTTGCCTGCCGGTGGCGGCGCGAAGGCGCGTGGCGGGCGCTGCTCGGAGTTCCTGCTGTCGCTCGCGGTCGAACTGGGCGGCATGCCCGGCGTGCACGCGATCGCGGCCGACACCGACGGCATCGACGGCTCGGAAGACAACGCCGGCGCACTCGCTGACCCGGCCACGCTGGCGCGCGCCGAAGCCGCCGGCCTGCCGGGGCAGCGCCAGCTCGACGCGCACGACGCCTGGGGCCTGTTCGACGCCATCGGCGACCTGGTGGTCACCGGACCGACCCGCACCAACGTGAACGACTACCGCGCCATCCTGATTCTCTGA
- a CDS encoding dihydroorotase (catalyzes the formation of N-carbamoyl-L-aspartate from (S)-dihydroorotate in pyrimidine biosynthesis~K01465: URA4, pyrC; dihydroorotase [EC:3.5.2.3]) has translation MTQKLTITRPDDWHLHLRDGAALAAVLPDTARQFARAIIMPNLKPPVTTVAQAQAYRARILAALPAGMQFEPLMTLYLTDNTTAEEIVAAKASGFVHGVKLYPAGATTNSDAGVTDIRRCYAALEAMQREGLPLQVHGEVTDPSIDIFDREAVFIERVMTPLRRDMPELKVVFEHITTKDAAQYVLEASGPVGATITAHHLLYNRNAIFTGGIRPHYYCLPVLKRETHREALVAAAVSGSPRFFLGTDSAPHARGLKEHACGCAGCYTALHAMELYAEAFDAAGALDKLEAFASFNGPAFYGLPRNTGTLTLEREDWELPAELPYGDTTLVPLRGGETLRWKAR, from the coding sequence ATGACCCAGAAGCTCACCATCACCCGCCCGGACGACTGGCACCTGCACCTGCGCGACGGCGCTGCGCTGGCCGCCGTGCTGCCCGACACCGCCCGCCAGTTCGCGCGCGCCATCATCATGCCCAACCTGAAGCCGCCGGTGACCACGGTGGCGCAGGCCCAGGCCTACCGGGCCCGCATCCTGGCCGCGCTGCCGGCCGGCATGCAGTTCGAGCCGCTGATGACGCTGTACCTGACCGACAACACCACGGCCGAAGAGATCGTCGCGGCCAAGGCGAGCGGCTTCGTGCACGGCGTCAAGCTGTATCCGGCTGGCGCCACCACCAACAGCGACGCCGGCGTGACCGATATCCGCCGCTGCTACGCCGCGCTGGAAGCGATGCAGCGCGAGGGCCTGCCGCTGCAGGTGCACGGCGAGGTGACCGATCCGAGCATCGATATCTTCGACCGCGAAGCCGTCTTTATCGAGCGCGTGATGACGCCGCTGCGCCGCGACATGCCCGAGCTCAAGGTGGTGTTCGAGCACATCACCACCAAGGACGCTGCCCAGTACGTGCTTGAAGCCAGCGGCCCGGTCGGCGCGACCATCACCGCGCACCATCTGCTGTACAACCGCAACGCCATCTTCACCGGCGGCATCCGCCCGCATTACTACTGCCTGCCGGTGCTCAAGCGCGAAACCCACCGCGAGGCGCTGGTGGCGGCCGCCGTCTCGGGCAGCCCGCGCTTCTTCCTTGGCACCGACAGCGCACCGCACGCGCGCGGGCTGAAGGAACACGCCTGCGGCTGCGCCGGCTGCTATACCGCGCTGCATGCGATGGAGCTGTATGCCGAGGCCTTCGACGCCGCCGGCGCGCTCGACAAGCTGGAGGCTTTCGCCAGCTTCAACGGTCCCGCCTTCTACGGCCTGCCGCGCAACACCGGCACGCTGACCCTGGAGCGCGAGGACTGGGAACTGCCGGCCGAGTTGCCCTACGGCGACACCACGCTGGTGCCGCTGCGCGGCGGCGAGACGCTGCGCTGGAAGGCCCGCTGA
- a CDS encoding membrane protein → MQACAADEPFAAALAGIDWSRPWFQPFAVQGAALAAAVQGGADLRALLDAQAEALDLRNARGLPLRFIAQQALPDGSAYEAHIHATGEVPTRDNLHDFFNALIWLHFPRTKRLLNEVQAEVIAREGVQTTRGGVRDAATLFDENAVLFVTIDAGLADALKGFAWQRLFVENRPAWGESCAVVPFGHALLEKLVQPYKAVTAHAWVLPLAPGAVADATLDGVLTESLKTAVHAGALRGGRSFAPLPVMGVPGWCDANAAPDFYADTTVFRPGRRRDLAAG, encoded by the coding sequence ATGCAGGCTTGCGCGGCGGACGAACCCTTCGCCGCTGCGCTGGCCGGGATCGACTGGTCCCGGCCGTGGTTCCAGCCTTTTGCCGTGCAAGGCGCCGCACTGGCCGCGGCGGTGCAGGGCGGCGCCGACCTGCGTGCGCTGCTCGACGCGCAGGCTGAAGCGCTGGACCTGCGCAACGCGCGCGGGCTGCCACTGCGCTTTATCGCCCAGCAGGCCCTGCCGGATGGCAGCGCCTACGAGGCGCATATCCACGCCACCGGCGAAGTCCCGACCCGGGACAATCTCCACGATTTCTTCAACGCGCTGATCTGGCTGCATTTCCCGCGGACCAAGCGTTTGCTCAACGAGGTCCAGGCCGAGGTCATCGCGCGCGAGGGCGTGCAGACCACGCGCGGCGGCGTGCGCGACGCGGCCACATTGTTCGATGAGAACGCGGTGCTGTTTGTCACTATCGACGCGGGACTGGCCGATGCGCTCAAGGGGTTTGCATGGCAGCGGCTCTTTGTCGAGAACCGGCCCGCGTGGGGTGAGTCCTGCGCGGTAGTGCCGTTCGGGCATGCGCTGCTCGAAAAGCTGGTGCAGCCATACAAGGCGGTAACGGCGCATGCGTGGGTACTGCCGCTTGCTCCGGGCGCGGTGGCAGACGCGACGCTGGACGGTGTGCTGACCGAATCACTGAAGACAGCAGTCCATGCCGGTGCGCTACGCGGCGGGCGCAGCTTCGCACCGCTGCCGGTCATGGGCGTCCCCGGCTGGTGCGACGCGAATGCAGCGCCGGATTTCTATGCCGACACCACGGTATTCCGCCCGGGACGGCGCCGCGACCTGGCCGCGGGCTGA
- a CDS encoding peroxiredoxin (K07397: yhfA; putative redox protein), with product MECKVTWMGADGMSFVAQTGSGHIVAMDGAPEGGGHNLAPRPMEMVLLGTGGCTAYDVVLILKRGRQDVTGCSVQLQAERAGEDPKVFTRINFHFVVTGKNLNPATVERAIKLSHEKYCSASIMLAKTAEITHTLEIVEG from the coding sequence ATGGAATGCAAAGTAACATGGATGGGCGCGGACGGCATGAGCTTCGTCGCCCAGACCGGCAGCGGCCATATCGTTGCGATGGACGGCGCGCCCGAGGGCGGCGGCCATAACCTGGCGCCGCGGCCGATGGAGATGGTGCTGCTCGGCACAGGCGGCTGCACCGCCTACGACGTGGTGCTGATCCTCAAGCGCGGCCGCCAGGACGTGACCGGCTGCAGCGTGCAGCTGCAGGCCGAGCGCGCCGGCGAGGACCCCAAGGTCTTCACCCGCATCAACTTCCATTTTGTGGTGACCGGCAAGAATCTCAACCCCGCCACGGTCGAGCGCGCGATCAAGCTGTCGCACGAGAAGTACTGCTCGGCGTCGATCATGCTGGCCAAGACGGCCGAGATCACGCACACGCTGGAAATCGTCGAAGGCTGA